A portion of the Natronococcus sp. AD-5 genome contains these proteins:
- a CDS encoding phosphatase PAP2 family protein → MRFENESAAIREAFPTEYADLAIVVTELGGQSVLMFLLATLFWLSRRRRNALVIAYALAGASLLIAIKAVLGLPRPPADLFLTSLESDTYGFPSGHAFAAVVVYGGLVSAHDCVRDYRVVTAAGALILTISLSRVVLGVHYLGDVIAGAAVGLAFLAAMNRVTRGEPRRAFAIAVAVSLAGVLVVGVAAELLLGLGGSIGGLLASSRLERLPAIRSKGEGVVLVVAGSGFVAAVLAVESTVATVDALLVPLYAVLLAGILLAPAAVGRLEFGTLESGASRSDENGTA, encoded by the coding sequence ATGCGATTCGAAAACGAGAGCGCCGCGATCCGCGAGGCGTTTCCGACGGAGTACGCTGACCTCGCAATCGTCGTGACCGAACTCGGCGGACAGAGCGTACTCATGTTCCTGCTCGCGACGCTGTTCTGGCTCTCGAGGCGACGTCGGAACGCCCTCGTGATCGCGTACGCGCTCGCCGGCGCCTCGCTCCTGATCGCGATCAAAGCCGTCCTCGGACTCCCCCGTCCGCCCGCAGACCTCTTCCTCACGTCGCTCGAGTCCGATACCTACGGCTTTCCGAGCGGGCACGCCTTCGCCGCCGTCGTCGTTTACGGCGGCCTCGTCTCCGCACACGACTGCGTCCGGGATTACCGAGTCGTCACCGCCGCCGGCGCGCTGATTCTGACGATCTCGCTCTCGAGAGTCGTCCTCGGCGTCCACTACCTCGGCGACGTGATCGCCGGTGCTGCCGTGGGACTCGCGTTCCTCGCCGCGATGAACCGAGTAACGCGCGGCGAGCCGCGGCGCGCGTTCGCCATCGCGGTCGCGGTCTCCCTGGCGGGGGTTCTCGTCGTCGGCGTCGCGGCCGAGTTGCTGCTCGGCCTGGGCGGCTCGATCGGCGGGCTCCTCGCGTCGAGCCGGCTCGAGCGACTGCCCGCGATCCGCTCGAAGGGGGAGGGCGTCGTCCTCGTCGTCGCCGGCAGCGGCTTCGTCGCCGCAGTGCTGGCGGTCGAATCGACCGTCGCGACGGTCGACGCGCTGCTCGTGCCGCTGTACGCCGTCCTCCTCGCAGGGATCCTGCTCGCGCCGGCCGCGGTCGGCCGACTCGAGTTCGGTACCCTCGAGTCCGGCGCGAGTCGATCGGACGAAAATGGAACCGCGTAG
- a CDS encoding ion channel, protein MIEHLRGYRPSGRVAVWIVVAIAITSIVTGVVAILTEPVFEGVGLLGDVQAAAEFSGTVVGFALLVTAWGMRRGYRLAYVTAAALVFLAAVHGVAQFRLVSVPLFVLSVGGLVVLVFTSKRFTRSSALGSTQLGALVAIVGVFCYGTAGAYALRTQFDEMHTVVDAVYFTLVTASTVGYGDIHPMTETARIFTISLVVLGPTTVGVAVGSLFAPAIENRLSQAGHRATTDGSRSERGENERIVVLGSDERTARLAGGLAGRATVTVVTSEEGTAHRLPDGVETVVGDPTEIVTLERAALDACDAVLVTAAGEGDPAEASLAARAVTDARVVALADPNASAPIGDDEADAVVDPEAAVIDAIVRAALGSDESADQSSSAASHRG, encoded by the coding sequence ATGATCGAACACCTCCGCGGCTACCGGCCGAGCGGTCGCGTCGCCGTCTGGATCGTCGTCGCAATCGCCATCACGTCAATCGTGACCGGCGTCGTCGCCATTCTCACCGAACCGGTCTTCGAAGGGGTAGGGCTGCTCGGAGACGTCCAGGCGGCGGCGGAGTTCAGCGGGACGGTCGTCGGCTTCGCACTGCTCGTCACCGCGTGGGGGATGCGCCGCGGCTACCGGCTCGCGTACGTCACCGCGGCGGCGCTCGTCTTCCTCGCTGCCGTTCACGGAGTCGCCCAGTTTCGACTCGTCTCCGTACCGCTTTTCGTCCTCTCGGTCGGCGGACTCGTCGTGCTCGTGTTCACCAGTAAGCGGTTCACGCGCTCGAGCGCGCTCGGTTCGACCCAGCTCGGCGCGCTCGTGGCCATCGTCGGCGTCTTCTGTTACGGCACCGCCGGCGCGTACGCGCTTCGGACGCAGTTCGACGAGATGCACACCGTCGTCGACGCGGTCTACTTCACCCTCGTCACCGCGAGCACGGTCGGCTACGGCGACATCCACCCGATGACCGAGACGGCGCGCATATTCACCATCTCGCTCGTGGTGCTCGGTCCGACGACCGTCGGCGTGGCCGTCGGGAGCCTGTTCGCTCCGGCCATCGAAAACCGGCTCTCCCAAGCCGGCCATCGGGCGACGACCGACGGATCGCGGTCCGAGAGGGGCGAGAACGAACGCATCGTCGTGCTCGGTTCCGACGAGCGGACCGCTCGGCTCGCCGGAGGACTCGCCGGGCGGGCGACGGTCACCGTCGTCACGAGCGAGGAGGGCACAGCGCATCGTCTCCCCGACGGCGTCGAGACGGTTGTCGGCGACCCGACCGAGATCGTCACCCTCGAGCGGGCCGCGCTCGACGCGTGCGACGCGGTTCTCGTGACGGCGGCCGGCGAGGGCGATCCCGCCGAGGCGTCGCTCGCCGCGCGAGCCGTCACGGACGCTCGAGTCGTAGCGCTCGCGGATCCGAACGCGAGCGCGCCGATCGGGGACGACGAGGCGGACGCGGTCGTCGATCCCGAAGCGGCCGTGATCGACGCGATCGTCCGGGCGGCGCTCGGCTCCGACGAGTCGGCGGATCAGTCCTCGTCGGCGGCTTCCCACAGAGGATAG
- a CDS encoding lactate racemase domain-containing protein, with protein MNVPLGSGEIDVHLPGCNVTVAEPPGSEPVDVRAAAERALEEPLGPPLSSRVDPNDDVAIVVTDVTRNAPDDVLLDVLLERLAALGVAREQLTVVIGLGLHRPMTGDEIEEMLGPHADLAVNHDPKSVREVGTVGEAPCASGRSGETANDGVTVEIGEPVADADAVLSTGVVEPHQYAGFSGGAKTVVIGAGGESLIRYTHGPEMLARDGVRLGRVEGNPFREALDEAGDLAGIDFSLNLTHGPAGVLGVRAGEGRRVVRELAAVARDALSVPVERGFDAVVCGVGAPKDANLYQATRGATYVALGDRNPLNPSGRLVVPAALPEGAGEGTGERRFYRRLREADDAESLYREMRKGYEPGAQRAFVVARVLRDHDLVVTNSKASEVVEACLMSAEDDVFDAVEPGSDVLVVPDALNTLLVE; from the coding sequence GTGAACGTTCCACTGGGATCCGGGGAGATCGACGTGCACCTCCCCGGGTGTAACGTAACGGTGGCCGAACCGCCGGGCAGCGAGCCCGTCGACGTTCGCGCGGCCGCCGAGCGAGCGCTCGAGGAGCCGCTCGGCCCGCCGCTTTCGTCCCGCGTCGACCCGAACGACGACGTCGCGATCGTCGTCACCGACGTCACGCGCAACGCGCCGGACGACGTATTGCTCGATGTCCTGCTCGAGCGCCTCGCGGCACTCGGCGTCGCTCGCGAGCAGCTTACGGTCGTCATCGGTCTCGGCCTCCACCGGCCGATGACCGGCGACGAGATCGAGGAGATGCTCGGTCCCCACGCCGACCTGGCGGTGAACCACGATCCGAAATCGGTCCGGGAAGTCGGGACCGTCGGCGAGGCGCCGTGCGCCTCGGGACGGAGCGGTGAAACCGCGAACGACGGCGTCACCGTCGAGATCGGCGAACCCGTAGCGGACGCCGACGCGGTTCTTTCCACAGGCGTCGTCGAGCCCCACCAGTACGCCGGCTTCAGCGGCGGCGCGAAGACGGTCGTGATCGGCGCGGGCGGCGAGTCGCTGATCCGCTACACGCACGGCCCCGAGATGCTCGCCCGCGACGGCGTCCGCCTCGGTCGCGTCGAGGGGAATCCGTTTCGCGAGGCGCTGGACGAAGCGGGCGACCTCGCCGGGATCGACTTCTCGCTCAACCTGACCCACGGCCCTGCGGGCGTGCTCGGCGTCCGCGCCGGGGAGGGACGCCGGGTCGTCCGCGAACTCGCGGCGGTGGCTCGAGACGCCCTCTCCGTCCCGGTCGAGCGCGGGTTCGACGCCGTTGTCTGCGGCGTCGGCGCGCCGAAGGACGCGAACCTGTACCAGGCGACCCGCGGCGCGACCTACGTGGCGCTGGGCGATCGAAATCCCCTGAATCCGTCGGGACGGCTGGTCGTCCCCGCCGCCCTTCCCGAGGGAGCGGGCGAGGGAACCGGCGAGCGGCGGTTCTACCGACGGCTCCGGGAGGCCGACGACGCCGAATCGCTGTACCGGGAGATGCGAAAAGGGTACGAACCCGGCGCACAGCGGGCGTTCGTCGTCGCGCGCGTCCTCCGCGATCACGACCTCGTCGTGACGAACAGCAAGGCTTCGGAGGTCGTCGAGGCGTGTCTCATGAGCGCCGAAGACGACGTCTTCGATGCGGTAGAACCCGGGAGCGACGTGCTCGTCGTGCCGGACGCGCTGAACACGCTGCTCGTCGAGTGA
- a CDS encoding AIR synthase family protein produces MPGKVPPEELLAYVFGRTGTANEDESVIQGPADGEDAAAVAWPDDEGTLVVSSDPISLAASQVGRLGVHVACNDVAASGADPRWLTAVILLPDPSAPLETITDDLDAAAREVGASIVGGHSEYVDQLERPLVSLTAMGSTNAFVPTGGAEPGDGVVLTKAAGIEGTAILAADFGDDLDVDSDVRDRAATFLEEISVVPDGRVLREHATAMHDPTEGGVAAGLFELARASDVRLKVDRDAVPVRPETEALCEAAGADPLRIFGSGALLATVPEDAIDDCLAALESADLEAAEIGTVGEASRASETTGDPTLELGSETIADPIQDDLYPLWEAADED; encoded by the coding sequence GCCGGAGGAGTTGCTCGCGTACGTGTTCGGTCGTACGGGGACCGCCAACGAAGATGAGTCGGTGATCCAGGGACCCGCGGACGGCGAGGACGCCGCGGCGGTCGCCTGGCCCGACGACGAGGGGACGCTCGTCGTCAGCTCCGATCCGATCTCGCTCGCGGCCTCGCAGGTCGGCCGGCTCGGCGTGCACGTCGCCTGCAACGACGTCGCCGCCTCCGGGGCCGACCCCCGCTGGCTCACCGCCGTCATCCTGCTCCCGGATCCGAGCGCGCCGCTCGAGACGATCACCGACGACCTCGACGCGGCCGCCCGGGAGGTCGGCGCGTCGATCGTCGGCGGCCACTCGGAGTACGTCGACCAGCTCGAGCGCCCGCTCGTCTCCCTGACCGCGATGGGTTCGACGAACGCGTTCGTTCCGACCGGTGGCGCCGAGCCCGGCGACGGGGTCGTCCTTACGAAGGCGGCGGGGATCGAGGGGACGGCCATCCTCGCGGCCGACTTCGGCGACGACCTCGACGTCGATTCCGACGTCCGCGACCGCGCGGCGACGTTCCTCGAGGAGATAAGCGTCGTCCCCGACGGACGCGTCCTCCGCGAGCACGCGACCGCGATGCACGATCCCACCGAAGGCGGCGTCGCGGCCGGCCTGTTCGAACTCGCGCGGGCCTCGGACGTGCGGCTCAAGGTCGACCGGGATGCGGTGCCGGTCCGCCCCGAAACCGAGGCGCTGTGCGAGGCGGCGGGCGCCGATCCGCTCCGGATCTTCGGCTCGGGCGCGTTGCTCGCGACCGTCCCGGAGGACGCGATCGACGACTGCCTCGCGGCGCTCGAGTCGGCAGACCTCGAGGCCGCCGAGATCGGAACGGTGGGCGAGGCGTCACGGGCCTCGGAAACGACTGGCGATCCCACGCTCGAGCTCGGCTCCGAGACGATCGCGGACCCGATCCAGGACGACCTCTATCCTCTGTGGGAAGCCGCCGACGAGGACTGA